The Watersipora subatra chromosome 1, tzWatSuba1.1, whole genome shotgun sequence genome has a window encoding:
- the LOC137402002 gene encoding uncharacterized protein has protein sequence MVCPEKPVICVPINSIRGERVCLEAHLQCNGEEDCLEGQDEENCGLIVAPGIQAVIALAVIGVIIAVPIIYVFVRRRQRKPVIPPSARPVLERILPCCVSNSAADRSSQQLTAPRLDSPSDKLGLSNGAFDSNPTSAPSQPPNSYSVTGKPLNRFRQETIELERVPSIRDWQANRLQQPNHLASILRATEHSMQQRTTSGPQPTTQHVQQMDNSRKPSHGERASHITYAPSAQRESRPQQKLYSIASSDGRTNHEAKSHLQNANNPAWEEHTARSPRHYQISAAPPSYASVSTGVPPNQLRQALERVAVMSGDTEGQSHDTVV, from the exons ATGGTTTGTCCAGAAAAACCTGTCATATGTGTTCCGATTAATTCAATCAGAGGCGAGAGAGTGTGTTTGGAAGCCCATCTGCAATGTAATGGGGAAGAAGACTGCCTCGAAGGACAAGATGAAGAGAATTGTGGATTAA tTGTTGCGCCTGGGATTCAGGCTGTTATAGCCTTAGCTGTCATAGGAGTGATAATCGCTGTTCCTATTATCTATGTTTTTGTGAGAAGACGACAGAGAAAGCCAGTTATACCTCCTTCGGCAAGACCTGTATTAGAAAGAATCCTGCCCTGTTGCGTATCAAACTCAG CTGCGGATAGAAGTTCTCAACAGCTTACAGCTCCACGTCTGGACTCACCTTCTGATAAATTAGGGTTGTCTAATGGA GCATTTGATTCTAATCCGACTTCTGCACCCTCTCAACCTCCGAACAGTTATTCTGTAACAGGAAAACCATTAAATAGATTCCGACAAGAAACGATTGAGCTAGAACGAGTTCCATCCATCAGAGACTGGCAAGCCAACCGTTTGCAACAGCCAAATCATTTGGCAAGCATCTTGAGGGCAACAGAGCATTCTATGCAGCAGCGCACAACCTCAGGCCCACAACCTACTACGCAGCATGTCCAACAAATGGATAATAGTAGAAAACCTTCCCATGGTGAAAGAGCTAGTCATATTACTTATGCTCCTTCAGCTCAGCGGGAATCTCGTCCGCAACAAAAGCTTTATTCAATTGCCTCATCGGACGGACGAACCAACCATGAAGCCAAAAGTCACTTACAAAACGCAAATAATCCTGCTTGGGAAGAGCACACTGCCCGCAGTCCTCGGCACTATCAAATATCTGCAGCACCTCCAAGCTATGCATCTGTGTCTACAGGAGTACCACCTAATCAACTCAGGCAAGCATTGGAGCGGGTGGCTGTGATGAGTGGAGACACTGAAGGTCAGTCACATGACACAGTTGTATAA
- the LOC137408625 gene encoding uncharacterized protein, translated as MKVFKWVPAANQAPRELQKTANASQLNIDSTTEGKVESQPIAGVSSIPKRMLSYINDDNSMDSVASSNTSDNNDELSRDFQSYASDGSNCATNLNNSNSATPTLAMMQTGDSYLQESDDTSQSNTQIPSLDSQAGADN; from the exons CCGCCAACCAAGCCCCACGAGAACTTCAG AAAACCGCAAACGCAAGTCAACTCAACATTGATAGTACTACAGAAGGAAAAG TAGAATCACAGCCCATCGCTGGAGTGAGCAGCATACCGAAGCGCATGCTCTCATACATTAATgatgataactctatggatagtGTGGCTAGCAGCAATACATCAG ACAACAATGATGAACTATCCAGAGACTTTCAAAGTTACGCGTCTGATGGTTCAAATTGCGCAACAAATCTCAATAATTCTAATTCTGCAACTCCTACATTGGCAATGATGCAAACGGGTGATTCATATCTTCAAG AGTCCGATGACACATCACAGTCTAACACACAGATTCCTAGTCTTGATTCACAGGCAGGAGCTgacaattaa
- the LOC137402013 gene encoding uncharacterized protein, whose product MEDKNPGRWFVKKACFIVYLITLELVGITALSLAIFSLTSVTLRKLRIWEQFDYDTSNIVPLMATAAASVTLLCPIAAIIGLVKKNQVLMMVFCGLVTVSALCWLGIGSWCVTKHNLILNDIPIIFSRLSQDGRGIEDAAGFLADLKENMPLINNKLDFQCCQVTPTQNNVLCAQQCGERYKELFETIIFPSLYSVIFGSGALCLLSLVGACLVSCHLDDVNPAL is encoded by the exons ATGGAGGATAAGAACCCAGGAAGGTGGTTTGTGAAGAAGGCCTGTTTTATAGTCTATCTCATCACATTAGAG CTGGTTGGGATAACTGCACTCAGCCTAGCCATATTCTCTCTCACCTCGGTCACCCTGCGTAAGCTCAGAATCTGGGAGCAGTTTGATTATGATACGTCGAATATAGTTCCTTTGATGGCCACTGCTGCCGCTTCAGTTACTCTGCTCTGCCCTATCGCTGCTATCATAGGCCTGGTTAAAAAGAATCAAGTGCTGATGATGGTG TTTTGCGGGTTGGTGACAGTGTCCGCCCTTTGTTGGCTAGGAATCGGTTCGTGGTGCGTGACAAAACATAACCTC ATACTCAATGACATTCCAATTATCTTCTCTCGCTTGAGCCAAGACGGGCGAGGCATAGAAGACGCAGCAGGATTTCTAGCTGATCTCAAAGAGAATATGCCtcttataaacaataaattagATTTCCAATGCTGTCAAGTCACACCAACTCAGAACAATGTTTTATGTGCACAG CAATGTGGTGAGAGGTACAAAGAGCTGTTTGAAACCATCATATTCCCTTCTCTGTATTCCGTTATCTTTGGGTCAGGAGCTCTCTGC TTGCTGTCATTGGTCGGAGCTTGTCTTGTCAGCTGCCACTTGGATGATGTGAATCCAGCGTTATGA